A genomic window from Xylanibacillus composti includes:
- a CDS encoding AAA family ATPase, producing MIPLRLIIQNFRAIEHADIDLSAVSLAAIAGRNGAGKSSAFTLAPRFALFGDVINGVSMDNLVRRGAQEMSVEFQFEHQGSLFRAIRTRSTKGKGKSTLELQERVGDKWESRSAEKITDTEAVIRNLLNLDDETFTASSMILQGQANAFTGATAGKRKEILSQILGLNVYELLQERARQRANLLNIEIEKTKDKILTLDERLSHLPNKEDELRSLEELNAFTQKQLADKESSVRELEAKVTLLDNKQARCRQIDQDVQVIDQETASLQNERADLQARLERVEKILAHESEILAKSVELEAVKETMTSLEARKPELERLRRDLAATEADLHQMDEGLIKLAERINILKLQLADREKIKQEADEYERESGRLREYEEKAERWNLLEAELGSLDAQHAGELLRLDTEERRLKEKIAALEEQEAHIHDSGCLPTCRFQQAAAVAVAELPGLRRSLAELDCSAANALADLIAEKRREQQEIDHDPEEFRVCKAKVVALQAAANAYAQLAGKEELLQQLEQQHEEKLARKENSSIRRNDLHKQLTILQAALSPVPELQARADSLQPWAELKDSIGAARESSTNARERINAIDREISGKQEHRGNLLAERGGLELDVLKYDAINLDLSTTRDALKHLRRQLATQAEQIGGIKAVLAALDADQQERGRLAAELEPKALRWTRYQTLIKAFGRDGIPAIIIENAVPQLERIANEILGQMSKGKHYVRFETQRELKSRDGVAETLDIMIGDWTAERPYETFSGGEQLRIDYAIRFALAELLAQRAGSKVEWLTIDEGLGSQDAEHRSLVLDSIKSVADRFKRVLVITHIEDAQAAFDQVIRFENADGGVEVHVD from the coding sequence ATGATTCCACTTCGTCTCATCATCCAAAATTTCCGCGCCATCGAACACGCCGACATTGATTTGTCGGCTGTCTCCTTGGCAGCGATAGCCGGCCGGAACGGAGCCGGGAAGTCATCGGCTTTCACGCTAGCGCCGCGCTTCGCTCTTTTCGGTGACGTGATAAATGGCGTGTCAATGGACAACCTTGTTCGACGTGGTGCGCAAGAGATGTCGGTTGAATTTCAATTCGAACACCAGGGCAGCTTGTTCCGAGCGATCCGGACGCGTAGCACGAAAGGCAAAGGCAAGTCGACGTTGGAGCTGCAGGAGCGCGTTGGCGACAAGTGGGAGAGTCGCAGCGCTGAGAAGATCACGGATACAGAGGCCGTTATCCGCAATCTGCTCAACCTGGACGACGAGACGTTCACGGCCAGCTCTATGATCCTGCAAGGCCAGGCTAATGCCTTCACCGGCGCGACGGCCGGCAAGCGAAAGGAGATCCTTTCGCAGATTCTTGGCCTTAATGTTTACGAGTTGTTGCAGGAGCGTGCCCGCCAGCGGGCCAACCTGCTGAACATTGAGATTGAGAAGACCAAAGACAAGATTCTGACGCTGGACGAGCGGCTGTCCCACCTCCCCAACAAGGAGGATGAGTTGCGCAGTCTCGAGGAACTGAATGCGTTTACTCAAAAGCAGCTTGCTGACAAGGAGTCGTCCGTTCGTGAGCTGGAGGCGAAAGTCACCCTTCTCGACAACAAGCAGGCACGCTGCCGCCAAATCGATCAGGACGTGCAGGTAATTGACCAGGAGACCGCCAGCCTGCAGAATGAGCGGGCAGACTTACAAGCGCGTCTCGAGCGGGTCGAGAAGATACTGGCCCATGAGTCCGAGATCTTGGCCAAGTCGGTCGAATTGGAGGCAGTCAAGGAAACGATGACCTCCCTGGAGGCTCGGAAACCGGAGTTGGAGAGGCTGCGACGCGATCTGGCTGCGACGGAAGCGGATCTGCATCAAATGGATGAGGGCCTGATCAAGTTGGCGGAGCGCATCAACATCCTGAAGCTGCAGCTTGCTGATCGTGAGAAGATCAAGCAGGAAGCCGACGAGTACGAGCGCGAGTCGGGGCGGCTGCGGGAATATGAGGAGAAGGCCGAGCGTTGGAACCTGTTGGAGGCAGAATTGGGTTCGCTCGATGCACAACATGCAGGAGAACTGCTTCGGCTCGATACCGAGGAGCGTCGCCTCAAAGAGAAGATCGCCGCGCTCGAGGAGCAGGAGGCACACATCCATGATAGTGGCTGCCTGCCGACCTGCAGGTTTCAGCAAGCGGCCGCGGTCGCCGTGGCAGAGCTACCGGGTTTGCGTCGGAGCTTGGCTGAGTTGGACTGTTCTGCGGCCAACGCTCTTGCGGATCTGATCGCCGAAAAGAGGCGTGAGCAGCAGGAGATCGACCACGATCCCGAGGAATTCCGCGTCTGCAAAGCAAAGGTTGTTGCGCTGCAGGCTGCCGCTAACGCCTATGCTCAATTGGCCGGCAAAGAGGAGCTGCTGCAACAATTGGAGCAGCAGCATGAGGAAAAATTGGCTCGCAAGGAGAACTCATCGATCCGCCGAAACGATCTGCACAAGCAATTGACGATCCTTCAGGCAGCACTCTCGCCGGTGCCGGAGCTTCAGGCGCGCGCCGACAGTCTGCAGCCATGGGCCGAACTCAAGGACTCGATCGGCGCGGCACGCGAATCTTCGACGAATGCCCGAGAGCGCATCAATGCCATTGATCGGGAGATATCTGGCAAGCAAGAGCATCGGGGCAACTTGCTGGCGGAGCGTGGCGGCTTGGAATTGGACGTGCTCAAATATGACGCGATTAACTTGGATCTATCGACCACCCGAGATGCACTGAAGCATCTCCGCAGGCAGCTCGCCACACAGGCTGAGCAGATCGGCGGGATCAAGGCGGTGTTGGCTGCTCTTGATGCCGATCAACAGGAGCGTGGTCGCCTGGCAGCCGAACTGGAGCCGAAGGCGCTGCGTTGGACGCGGTATCAGACGCTGATCAAGGCTTTCGGCAGGGACGGCATTCCGGCGATAATCATTGAAAATGCGGTGCCGCAGCTTGAGCGGATCGCAAACGAGATCCTTGGCCAGATGAGCAAAGGCAAGCATTACGTCCGCTTCGAGACGCAACGAGAGCTGAAGAGTCGGGACGGCGTCGCCGAAACACTGGACATCATGATCGGCGACTGGACGGCGGAGCGGCCATATGAGACATTCAGCGGCGGCGAACAGCTCCGCATCGACTATGCAATCCGCTTTGCCCTGGCTGAATTGCTTGCACAGCGTGCAGGCAGCAAGGTCGAGTGGCTGACGATCGACGAGGGCCTTGGCTCTCAGGATGCGGAGCATCGTTCTCTTGTTCTGGATTCTATCAAATCCGTGGCGGATCGATTTAAGAGAGTCCTAGTCATCACGCATATCGAGGATGCCCAGGCAGCTTTTGATCAAGTGATCCGCTTCGAAAATGCGGACGGCGGTGTCGAGGTTCATGTCGACTGA